In Zhaonella formicivorans, one DNA window encodes the following:
- a CDS encoding PolC-type DNA polymerase III yields MQSPADKRTESFCFQELLREAQLDGGVKEILQHSWVEKVKVDRHKKEWIVFLKINEFVPHEQLTMLAEQIKAHVPGLNNLVFFPRFQTQNINLNLFCRSYWPLIANFIRDKMPAVGNWLSCVNLELLDNKLVLKFPVPMLVEYLEQKNCSRLIQDVLGRMLLTPCKVEATVCTEENGVLPSPEELEKEELQRSLLSSRPAEKVNKEEGSGKTTSEVLLGKAITSPPVLIKDIVEEEKSVTVKGRVFNLEVKELKSGRTLVTFDIADHTSAITVKFFEEEKNKGVAAQLKEEQWLLVRGPVQQDRFSQELTVMAYDISLADPELRQDSSEEKRVELHLHTKMSALDGLTDISAVIKRAALWGHPAVAITDHGVVQAFPEAYEAGKKHGVKIIYGVEGYLFDSTSNPAEKERTYHIIILVKNQQGLENLYRLITLAHLEYFYRKPRIPRKELERYREGLILGSACEAGELIQAILQNKNEAELQRIAAFYDYLEIQPIGNNDFMIRKGMVESEQDLININKKIVELGEVLGKPVVATGDVHFLDPEDSIYRRILMCGQGYQDEPQAPLYFRTTEEMLAEFTYLPQEKAYEVVIANPRSIMRMTEEILPIPEELYAPEIPGAEEQIINMSRSKAAQIYGEDLPKVVRERLDKELNSIITNGFAVLYLIAHKLVKKSNDDGYLVGSRGSVGSSFVATMTGITEVNPLPPHYVCPNCKNSEFIEDGSYNCGADMPDKKCPRCGTAYKKDGHDIPFETFLGFNGDKVPDIDLNFSGEYQPRAHKFTEELFGKDYVFRAGTIATIAERTAFGFVKNFFEERGQKPRNAEIARLVSGCTGVKRTTGQHPGGLMVVPKYTDIHKFTPLQRPADDVKSETITTHFDYHSISSRLVKLDILGHDDPTVIKMLEDLTGIDAKSIPLDEPKTMSLFSSVEALGLKPEDINSSVGTFGIPEFGTRFVRQMLEDTKPKTFSELVRISGFSHGTDVWLNNAQDLIKSGMAKLSEAISTRDDIMLYLIYKGMEPLIAFKIMEDVRKGKGVKPEYEEAMKQHKVPAWYIESCKKIKYMFPKAHAVAYVTMAFRIAYFKVYYPQAFYASFFTVRADEFDAMLITQGVKAVRQAIQTIEQKGNEASAKEKNLLTILEIALEMFQRGFKMRKVNLWESEATKFRIVEGELLPPFAALQGVGITAAMNIVAARKERLFTSIEDLRVRARLSKTIIEILKEHGCLNGLTDTDQLSLF; encoded by the coding sequence ATGCAATCACCGGCAGACAAGCGCACAGAGAGTTTTTGCTTTCAAGAGCTGCTAAGGGAAGCACAGTTGGATGGCGGGGTAAAGGAAATCCTGCAACACTCGTGGGTAGAAAAGGTTAAGGTAGACCGCCACAAGAAGGAATGGATAGTTTTTTTGAAAATAAACGAATTTGTCCCCCACGAGCAATTGACTATGCTGGCGGAGCAAATTAAGGCCCATGTGCCGGGGTTGAATAACCTGGTTTTTTTTCCTCGTTTTCAAACACAAAATATTAATCTTAATCTATTTTGCCGCAGTTATTGGCCTCTTATTGCTAATTTTATCAGGGATAAAATGCCGGCAGTCGGCAATTGGTTAAGCTGCGTCAACCTGGAACTACTTGATAACAAATTGGTCCTCAAGTTTCCAGTGCCCATGCTGGTGGAATATTTGGAACAAAAGAATTGTTCAAGACTTATCCAGGATGTGCTTGGCCGGATGCTCCTTACTCCCTGCAAGGTTGAAGCGACGGTATGCACGGAAGAGAATGGAGTACTTCCCTCCCCGGAAGAATTGGAAAAAGAAGAACTGCAACGGAGCCTGCTGTCTAGCCGACCGGCTGAAAAGGTTAACAAAGAAGAGGGTAGTGGAAAAACAACTTCGGAGGTATTGCTGGGTAAAGCCATTACTTCTCCACCGGTTTTAATTAAAGACATCGTTGAAGAGGAGAAATCAGTTACTGTCAAGGGACGTGTTTTTAATCTCGAGGTTAAAGAATTAAAAAGCGGTCGCACCTTGGTAACTTTTGATATTGCAGATCATACCAGCGCAATTACTGTTAAGTTTTTCGAAGAGGAAAAGAACAAAGGGGTAGCAGCGCAGCTCAAGGAAGAGCAATGGCTGCTTGTCCGGGGTCCTGTTCAGCAAGATCGTTTCTCGCAGGAATTGACCGTCATGGCCTACGATATTTCCCTTGCTGATCCGGAACTTAGACAGGATTCCAGTGAAGAAAAAAGGGTGGAATTACATCTTCATACCAAGATGAGTGCCCTTGATGGGCTTACCGATATTTCTGCAGTTATCAAAAGAGCTGCCCTGTGGGGACATCCTGCGGTGGCCATAACTGACCATGGCGTGGTCCAAGCCTTTCCTGAAGCATATGAAGCTGGAAAAAAACATGGCGTAAAGATTATTTACGGCGTGGAAGGGTACCTTTTTGACAGCACCTCCAACCCGGCGGAGAAAGAACGAACTTATCATATAATTATTCTGGTCAAAAACCAGCAAGGTCTGGAAAACCTTTATCGTTTAATTACTTTGGCTCATTTAGAATATTTCTACCGGAAGCCAAGAATACCAAGAAAAGAATTGGAGCGCTACCGGGAAGGCTTAATTTTAGGTTCAGCATGCGAGGCGGGCGAATTGATCCAGGCTATTCTACAAAATAAGAATGAAGCTGAATTGCAAAGAATTGCAGCTTTCTATGATTACCTGGAGATTCAGCCCATTGGGAACAATGATTTTATGATCCGCAAAGGTATGGTGGAAAGCGAGCAAGATTTAATAAATATCAACAAAAAAATTGTAGAACTTGGTGAAGTGCTTGGCAAACCGGTTGTAGCAACCGGCGATGTCCACTTTTTAGATCCCGAAGACTCCATTTACCGGCGGATTTTAATGTGCGGACAAGGGTACCAGGATGAGCCGCAGGCCCCCCTCTATTTTCGCACAACCGAGGAAATGCTGGCGGAATTTACGTATCTTCCCCAGGAAAAGGCCTACGAAGTTGTGATTGCCAATCCACGGTCAATAATGAGGATGACAGAGGAAATTTTACCTATCCCCGAAGAACTGTATGCTCCGGAGATACCTGGTGCTGAAGAACAAATTATAAACATGAGCAGGTCTAAAGCCGCCCAGATCTATGGGGAAGATTTGCCAAAAGTTGTTCGAGAACGTCTGGACAAAGAGTTGAATTCCATCATTACTAACGGCTTTGCGGTCTTATACCTGATTGCACATAAGTTGGTGAAAAAATCGAATGATGATGGCTATTTAGTAGGCTCCCGGGGTTCTGTAGGCTCTTCATTTGTGGCTACCATGACCGGTATAACAGAAGTTAACCCGCTACCCCCTCATTATGTGTGCCCCAACTGTAAAAACAGCGAATTTATTGAAGATGGTTCCTACAATTGTGGGGCGGATATGCCGGATAAGAAGTGTCCCAGATGTGGAACAGCGTATAAAAAAGACGGACATGATATTCCTTTTGAAACATTCCTCGGTTTCAATGGTGATAAAGTTCCCGATATTGATTTAAACTTTTCAGGGGAATATCAACCGCGGGCTCACAAATTTACTGAGGAATTGTTCGGTAAAGATTATGTATTTCGTGCGGGTACCATCGCAACTATTGCCGAAAGAACAGCTTTTGGCTTCGTCAAAAACTTTTTCGAAGAGAGAGGACAAAAGCCTCGAAATGCGGAAATTGCCCGACTGGTTTCCGGTTGTACGGGGGTAAAAAGGACAACAGGGCAGCATCCCGGTGGTCTAATGGTTGTTCCTAAGTATACAGATATTCATAAATTTACTCCTTTGCAGCGCCCGGCAGACGATGTGAAGTCTGAAACTATTACTACCCATTTTGATTATCATTCCATAAGCAGTAGATTGGTAAAATTGGATATTCTGGGGCACGATGATCCGACTGTCATCAAAATGCTGGAAGATCTTACAGGAATAGATGCCAAAAGTATTCCTTTGGATGAGCCAAAGACCATGTCGCTGTTTTCATCTGTTGAGGCGTTAGGACTAAAGCCTGAAGATATTAATTCCTCCGTGGGAACTTTTGGCATTCCTGAATTCGGGACTCGTTTTGTACGGCAGATGCTTGAGGATACAAAGCCAAAAACCTTTTCGGAATTGGTAAGGATTAGCGGTTTTTCCCACGGTACCGATGTGTGGCTAAATAACGCCCAGGATTTGATTAAAAGTGGTATGGCTAAGCTTTCCGAAGCCATTTCCACACGGGATGACATTATGTTATATCTGATTTACAAAGGGATGGAGCCTCTCATAGCCTTCAAAATTATGGAAGATGTGCGTAAAGGTAAAGGTGTCAAACCCGAATACGAGGAAGCCATGAAGCAGCATAAGGTACCTGCTTGGTATATTGAATCTTGTAAAAAAATAAAATATATGTTTCCTAAGGCCCATGCCGTGGCTTATGTAACTATGGCCTTTAGAATTGCTTATTTTAAGGTGTATTATCCCCAGGCTTTTTACGCCAGCTTTTTCACCGTGCGGGCTGATGAATTTGATGCCATGTTAATTACCCAGGGGGTCAAAGCTGTACGACAGGCAATACAAACCATCGAACAAAAGGGCAATGAGGCCAGTGCCAAAGAAAAGAACCTGCTCACTATTTTGGAAATTGCCCTGGAGATGTTTCAAAGGGGTTTCAAAATGCGTAAAGTGAACTTGTGGGAATCGGAAGCCACCAAGTTCCGCATTGTTGAAGGGGAACTGCTGCCTCCTTTTGCTGCGCTCCAAGGGGTGGGAATAACTGCTGCCATGAATATTGTGGCTGCACGCAAAGAGCGTTTGTTTACCTCTATCGAAGATTTGAGGGTGAGAGCCCGGCTTAGCAAGACAATTATAGAGATTTTAAAAGAACATGGCTGCCTTAATGGTTTAACAGACACTGACCAGCTCAGTCTTTTTTAG
- the ytvI gene encoding sporulation integral membrane protein YtvI yields MKEISPRLLKFAIKSVTTLSVLIILFLAYYYIIPALKGFIIYLLPIVLPFVLALALAALIDPVVDYLEFRLKIGRTTSVFITLTCLIGGLLAGIVWLIARLISELIRLSRMLPELSGELTQLVLDLIHKTTAFYFSLDIPEQLIQNATTNIEKLANRLTELTGDFLTGTIAFFSSIPSGLLVIIFTLMATFFFSRDKEKIRNSIYRFLPERTAKLIDSVGQEVGTAMVGFIRAQVVLMLITFVQTLAGLYLLGVDYSLLIAIFVGLVDALPVLGPGAVFIPWMIWEFINGQVRLALALLVLYAFVTIVRQLLQPKIVGDSVGMHPLEALIAIYGGLKIFGVLGVIIGPILLIVIKAGWRAWQK; encoded by the coding sequence ATGAAGGAAATTTCACCCAGGTTATTAAAGTTTGCCATAAAGTCTGTTACAACTCTTAGTGTTCTTATTATCTTGTTTCTTGCGTATTACTATATTATTCCTGCTTTAAAGGGATTTATTATTTACCTTCTTCCAATCGTTCTGCCCTTTGTATTGGCTCTGGCGCTGGCAGCGTTGATTGATCCTGTTGTTGATTATTTAGAATTTCGTCTGAAGATAGGCCGAACTACCAGCGTTTTCATTACTTTGACTTGCCTTATTGGCGGCTTGCTCGCCGGCATAGTATGGCTAATCGCCCGCTTGATTTCGGAACTAATAAGGCTTTCCAGGATGCTGCCGGAATTATCGGGAGAACTTACTCAATTGGTTTTGGACCTTATCCACAAAACTACTGCTTTTTATTTTTCCCTGGATATACCGGAACAGTTAATCCAAAATGCCACGACGAATATTGAAAAATTGGCTAATCGTTTGACTGAATTAACCGGTGACTTTTTAACCGGCACAATCGCTTTTTTTTCCTCGATTCCCAGCGGCCTGTTAGTCATAATCTTTACTTTAATGGCTACTTTCTTTTTTAGTAGGGATAAAGAGAAAATCAGAAACAGCATTTACAGGTTTTTGCCCGAGCGAACAGCTAAATTAATTGACTCTGTTGGACAAGAAGTTGGTACCGCCATGGTAGGATTTATCAGGGCACAAGTGGTGCTGATGTTAATTACCTTTGTGCAGACTTTAGCTGGCTTGTACTTGCTGGGCGTTGACTATTCCTTATTAATCGCAATTTTTGTGGGATTGGTAGATGCACTGCCTGTATTGGGGCCGGGTGCGGTATTTATTCCATGGATGATTTGGGAATTTATTAACGGCCAAGTTCGTTTGGCCTTGGCCCTTTTAGTTTTATATGCTTTCGTTACTATTGTCAGGCAACTTTTGCAGCCGAAAATTGTGGGCGACAGTGTAGGAATGCATCCTTTGGAGGCGCTGATTGCCATTTATGGCGGCTTGAAAATTTTTGGGGTGCTGGGAGTCATAATTGGCCCTATTTTATTAATTGTAATCAAGGCTGGATGGCGCGCCTGGCAAAAATGA
- a CDS encoding 1-deoxy-D-xylulose-5-phosphate reductoisomerase, with the protein MNKGIALLGSTGSIGRQTLEVVDAFPEQLKIHALVAGSNIELLSRQILFYKPQVAVIADRHLLPALQQKLGNVKTKILAGEEGIREAVALPEVDIVITAVSGVCGLRPTLEAIRLGKNIALANKETLVAAGQLVMEEARKNGVAILPVDSEHSAIFQCLQNQAEFAESIILTASGGPFRGWQKEELSKVTPQMALRHPNWIMGSKITVDSATLVNKGLEVIEAHWLFAMPLSKIEVLVHPQSIIHSLVRFRDGSMLAQLGLPDMRLPIQYALTWPARWENKWQRLDLTMVGQLTFEKPDYDNFPGLKLAYQAGLAGGTAPCIYNAANEKAVQLFLAGRIGFTQISELIEYSLDTIEHSSNPELEEILTTDLKVREIVERRAEVL; encoded by the coding sequence ATGAATAAAGGCATAGCTTTGCTAGGTTCTACCGGATCCATTGGACGACAGACTTTAGAGGTGGTAGATGCTTTCCCGGAACAATTGAAGATACATGCACTGGTTGCAGGAAGCAATATTGAACTGTTAAGCCGGCAAATACTATTCTACAAACCGCAGGTTGCTGTTATAGCAGACCGTCATCTCTTGCCGGCGTTGCAACAAAAGCTGGGTAACGTCAAAACGAAAATACTGGCAGGAGAAGAAGGGATTAGGGAAGCTGTGGCTTTACCCGAGGTTGATATTGTAATTACTGCCGTTAGCGGTGTTTGTGGATTAAGGCCTACTTTAGAAGCAATCAGGTTGGGCAAAAACATAGCTCTTGCTAATAAAGAAACCCTGGTGGCTGCAGGCCAATTGGTAATGGAAGAAGCTCGTAAAAATGGGGTTGCAATTTTGCCTGTGGACAGCGAACACAGCGCGATTTTTCAATGCCTGCAAAACCAGGCTGAATTTGCTGAAAGCATTATTTTAACGGCATCGGGCGGCCCTTTTCGCGGCTGGCAAAAAGAAGAATTATCTAAAGTTACACCTCAAATGGCTCTTCGCCATCCAAACTGGATTATGGGTTCAAAGATAACCGTTGATTCAGCAACCCTAGTCAACAAGGGGTTGGAGGTAATTGAAGCCCATTGGCTTTTTGCCATGCCTTTAAGTAAAATAGAAGTCCTGGTACACCCCCAGAGCATTATTCACTCCTTAGTAAGGTTCCGGGATGGATCGATGCTTGCTCAACTTGGTTTACCGGATATGCGGTTGCCAATTCAGTATGCTTTGACCTGGCCAGCCAGATGGGAGAACAAATGGCAAAGGCTCGATCTGACTATGGTGGGACAACTTACATTCGAAAAACCTGATTACGATAATTTCCCCGGCCTGAAACTGGCATATCAGGCGGGACTTGCAGGGGGAACGGCTCCTTGTATCTATAATGCCGCTAATGAGAAAGCAGTTCAGCTTTTCCTGGCAGGGAGAATCGGTTTTACCCAGATAAGTGAACTGATTGAGTACAGCTTAGATACAATAGAACATAGCAGCAATCCTGAGCTTGAGGAAATACTTACCACTGATTTAAAAGTTAGGGAAATAGTTGAGCGTAGGGCTGAAGTGCTTTAA
- the rseP gene encoding RIP metalloprotease RseP — MSVLITILILGVLIIAHELGHLLAAKAVGIKVHEFAIGMGPKIIGYQAKETLYSLRAFPIGGFNRMAGMEPGDEDDVRGFNTKSVGQRSLVIAAGSLMNFILALTLFIIVFMGIGIPSNQNVVGRVVPGGAAELAGLQAGDRIIAINGEKTASWDELTAIIHKNPERKIEITVLRENKKMAFAVTPRLDPKHKVGLIGIERAWEKQGFLNSIMLGVKQAVGVSILLVTSLVQMIIGKIPADVAGPVGMVQLVGQAVEFGLASVLNFAAILSLNLGLINLFPIPALDGSRLIFLGLEKLRGQPLQPDKENFIHFVGFFLLIALMLLITYQDIVRLILK, encoded by the coding sequence TTGTCAGTTTTAATTACCATTTTGATTTTGGGAGTTTTAATTATAGCACACGAGCTTGGTCACCTCTTGGCTGCAAAAGCTGTGGGCATAAAGGTACACGAGTTTGCCATCGGCATGGGGCCTAAAATAATCGGTTATCAAGCTAAAGAAACATTGTACTCTCTTAGGGCCTTTCCTATCGGGGGCTTTAACCGTATGGCCGGAATGGAGCCGGGGGATGAAGATGATGTCCGAGGCTTTAATACAAAAAGTGTAGGGCAACGCAGCCTGGTCATAGCTGCTGGTAGTTTAATGAACTTCATCCTGGCATTAACGCTGTTTATAATAGTTTTCATGGGAATTGGCATACCTTCAAACCAAAACGTCGTTGGCAGGGTTGTCCCCGGCGGGGCGGCTGAACTGGCAGGGCTGCAGGCCGGTGACCGGATAATTGCTATTAACGGTGAAAAGACAGCTTCCTGGGATGAACTTACTGCCATCATCCATAAAAATCCGGAAAGAAAGATTGAAATCACTGTACTGCGCGAAAATAAGAAAATGGCGTTTGCTGTAACACCCAGACTGGACCCTAAACACAAGGTTGGACTGATTGGTATTGAGAGAGCTTGGGAAAAGCAAGGCTTTTTGAATTCAATTATGTTAGGTGTAAAACAGGCTGTTGGTGTAAGCATTTTGTTGGTAACAAGCCTGGTGCAAATGATTATAGGTAAAATTCCCGCGGATGTGGCAGGGCCAGTAGGGATGGTGCAATTAGTGGGGCAAGCAGTGGAATTTGGGTTAGCAAGCGTGCTTAATTTTGCTGCCATTCTCAGTCTTAATTTAGGCTTAATCAATTTATTCCCTATCCCTGCCTTGGATGGCAGCCGCTTAATCTTTTTGGGGTTAGAAAAGCTACGGGGTCAACCCCTGCAGCCGGACAAGGAAAACTTTATTCATTTTGTTGGCTTTTTTCTCCTAATAGCCTTGATGCTGCTCATAACTTATCAGGATATTGTACGCTTGATACTAAAATGA
- a CDS encoding proline--tRNA ligase, protein MRVSALMLPTLREVPAEAEVISHKLLVRAGMIRKSAAGIYSYLPLGWRVMQKIAAIIREEMDRAGGQELLLPIVQPAELWLESGRWNVYGAELFRLKDRHQRDFCLGPTHEEIITDLVRREVSSYKQLPLLLYQIQSKFRDERRPRFGLMRGREFMMKDLYSFDRDEEGLKRSYQKMYDAYVNVFTRCGLTFRPVEADSGAIGGSATHEFMVLANSGEAEIVYCEECNYAANVERAKNMLAEKETEEFQSLELLYTPDVHTIEQLVDFVNLPAERLLKTLFYDADGKIICAVVRGDREVNEIKLQNLLGCLELKLASDDAIEQLTGSTPGFVGPIGLQGVSVYVDEEVVSVVNGVAGANKVDHHYLNVNYGRDFSATDIVDIRVVRAGDLCPRCGATLNSARGIEVGQIFQLGTKYSKALGANFVDEKGQEQPIVMGCYGIGVGRTMAAAVEQNHDEKGIIWPLAIAPFEVVVVPVSSKEEIQMELANKVYQELKQAGVDVVLDDRDERAGVKFSDADLIGYPYRITIGKKTVSEHTVDLKHRATGEEETISLDNVVEHVIRLVK, encoded by the coding sequence ATGCGGGTGTCAGCCCTAATGTTGCCAACGCTGCGAGAAGTTCCGGCAGAGGCAGAAGTCATAAGTCATAAGTTGTTGGTAAGGGCCGGGATGATTCGAAAATCAGCTGCCGGTATTTATTCTTACCTACCTTTGGGTTGGCGGGTAATGCAAAAAATTGCAGCCATTATCAGGGAGGAGATGGATCGGGCGGGAGGCCAAGAACTGCTTTTGCCTATTGTTCAACCGGCTGAGTTATGGCTGGAAAGCGGCAGATGGAATGTATACGGTGCTGAACTGTTTCGTTTAAAGGACCGACACCAAAGGGACTTTTGTTTAGGACCGACCCACGAGGAAATAATTACTGACTTGGTAAGGAGAGAGGTGAGCTCTTATAAACAACTTCCTCTCTTGCTCTACCAAATTCAAAGTAAGTTCAGGGATGAACGCAGGCCGCGCTTTGGGTTAATGCGGGGCAGGGAATTCATGATGAAAGATTTATACTCTTTTGATCGGGATGAGGAAGGTTTAAAGCGAAGTTACCAAAAAATGTATGATGCCTATGTGAATGTGTTTACCAGGTGCGGCTTAACATTCCGTCCCGTGGAAGCCGATTCCGGAGCAATTGGAGGCAGCGCTACCCACGAGTTCATGGTTTTAGCTAATTCCGGTGAGGCAGAAATCGTTTATTGTGAAGAGTGCAACTACGCTGCAAATGTGGAACGAGCAAAAAACATGCTGGCAGAAAAAGAAACGGAGGAGTTCCAGTCCCTGGAACTGCTCTACACTCCCGATGTACATACCATTGAGCAATTGGTAGATTTCGTCAACCTTCCGGCGGAAAGGTTGCTAAAAACACTTTTCTATGACGCTGATGGAAAAATAATTTGCGCCGTGGTTCGGGGCGACAGGGAGGTAAATGAAATAAAACTACAGAACCTTCTTGGCTGCCTTGAATTAAAACTGGCTTCCGATGATGCTATTGAACAACTCACCGGATCCACTCCCGGCTTCGTAGGGCCCATAGGCCTGCAAGGAGTGTCTGTATATGTTGACGAAGAGGTTGTCTCAGTAGTTAATGGCGTAGCAGGTGCAAACAAAGTCGATCACCATTACTTGAATGTCAATTATGGGCGTGATTTTTCAGCAACGGATATAGTGGATATTCGCGTAGTCCGGGCCGGTGATTTATGCCCGCGCTGCGGTGCAACGCTGAATTCAGCCCGTGGAATTGAAGTGGGGCAGATATTCCAGTTAGGGACCAAATACAGCAAAGCCCTAGGAGCTAACTTTGTTGATGAAAAAGGGCAGGAACAGCCGATAGTTATGGGTTGTTACGGCATTGGAGTTGGCAGAACCATGGCTGCAGCGGTAGAGCAAAACCATGATGAAAAGGGCATTATTTGGCCGCTGGCAATTGCTCCATTTGAAGTGGTTGTGGTACCGGTAAGTTCCAAGGAAGAAATTCAAATGGAACTGGCCAATAAAGTTTATCAAGAACTAAAACAGGCAGGCGTGGACGTAGTGCTAGACGACAGAGATGAGCGCGCAGGCGTCAAATTTTCCGATGCTGATTTGATTGGTTACCCTTACCGGATAACCATCGGGAAAAAAACGGTGTCCGAACATACTGTTGACCTTAAGCACCGGGCTACAGGGGAAGAAGAAACAATATCCTTGGATAATGTAGTTGAACATGTTATACGACTGGTAAAATAA
- a CDS encoding glycosyltransferase, translated as MKVSAVIPAYNEAKTVGDVVRAIKPIELIDEIIVVSDGSWDDTPAVAQAAGAKVIALQENIGKGGAMMVGVRESKHDVILFLDADLIGLEAQHVYKLLEPVLFDQADMAVGIFEGGRAVTELAQIVAPFLSGQRAVKRFIMEAIARLDLTRFGVEVALTRYVHEHGLRVEEVYLQDLTHVMKEEKLGLVKGFMARMKMYWEIAKSVSCDFEDSK; from the coding sequence TTGAAAGTCTCTGCTGTCATTCCTGCATACAACGAAGCAAAAACAGTAGGCGATGTGGTGCGGGCCATCAAGCCCATCGAACTGATTGATGAGATTATCGTGGTGAGCGACGGTTCATGGGACGACACGCCTGCTGTGGCTCAAGCCGCCGGCGCCAAGGTCATAGCTTTGCAAGAAAATATAGGTAAAGGCGGAGCTATGATGGTAGGGGTGCGGGAAAGCAAGCATGATGTCATTTTGTTTTTAGATGCCGATCTAATTGGCTTAGAAGCGCAACATGTTTACAAACTTTTGGAACCTGTATTATTTGATCAGGCTGATATGGCTGTAGGTATTTTCGAGGGGGGGAGAGCCGTAACCGAGCTGGCCCAAATAGTAGCTCCTTTCCTCTCAGGACAAAGAGCCGTGAAACGCTTTATAATGGAAGCAATAGCCAGGCTGGACTTGACTCGCTTCGGTGTGGAAGTAGCATTGACCCGTTACGTGCACGAGCACGGCTTGAGGGTGGAAGAAGTTTACTTACAGGATTTGACGCACGTGATGAAAGAAGAGAAATTAGGATTGGTCAAAGGCTTTATGGCTAGGATGAAGATGTACTGGGAAATTGCTAAATCTGTCTCCTGCGATTTTGAAGACAGCAAATAA
- the ispG gene encoding flavodoxin-dependent (E)-4-hydroxy-3-methylbut-2-enyl-diphosphate synthase, which yields MKRRISNTIHVGKVAIGGKAPISVQSMTNTDTRDVAATVQQIHRLEKAGCEIVRVAVVDSEAAAALKKIRERINIPLIADIHFDYRLALQAIESGVDGLRLNPGNIGSKEKVKLITTLAKERSVPIRIGVNAGSLDKRLLAKYGRLVPEALVESALEHITILEELQFNAIKVSLKASDIPLMVEAYRLLADKVPYPLHLGVTEAGTLKSGTVKSAVGIGILLAEGIGDTIRVSLTGDPVEEVAVGYEILKTLGLRKKGVELISCPTCGRCGIDLISIANEVEEKLAHIDKPLKIAVMGCVVNGPGEAREADVGIAGGKGVGILFKKGEMIAKVPQEQLVQALLAEVEKML from the coding sequence ATCAAACGCAGAATAAGTAATACAATTCACGTAGGAAAAGTAGCAATTGGCGGCAAGGCTCCCATTTCTGTACAATCCATGACTAACACTGACACACGAGATGTGGCGGCTACTGTACAGCAAATCCACCGGCTAGAAAAAGCCGGCTGTGAAATAGTGAGAGTCGCTGTGGTGGACAGCGAAGCGGCTGCTGCTCTCAAAAAAATCAGGGAGAGAATCAATATTCCGCTTATTGCTGACATTCATTTCGACTACCGCCTGGCCCTGCAGGCTATCGAGAGCGGAGTTGATGGCCTTAGACTTAACCCAGGTAACATTGGTTCCAAAGAAAAGGTCAAATTGATTACCACTCTGGCCAAGGAACGCTCTGTGCCAATAAGAATTGGAGTAAATGCAGGCTCCCTTGATAAAAGATTGTTGGCAAAATATGGCAGGCTGGTTCCGGAGGCTTTGGTGGAAAGCGCATTGGAGCACATCACTATTTTAGAAGAACTGCAGTTTAACGCTATCAAGGTTTCTCTTAAGGCCTCAGATATCCCGTTGATGGTAGAGGCTTACCGCCTGCTGGCGGACAAAGTTCCTTATCCCTTGCATCTGGGAGTTACGGAAGCAGGCACTTTAAAGAGCGGCACTGTGAAGTCGGCCGTGGGAATCGGAATTTTGTTGGCTGAAGGCATTGGAGATACGATCCGGGTTTCACTGACAGGGGACCCGGTTGAGGAAGTAGCCGTTGGTTATGAAATCCTAAAAACGCTGGGGTTAAGAAAAAAGGGAGTGGAGTTGATCTCCTGCCCAACCTGCGGCAGGTGTGGAATTGATTTGATAAGTATTGCCAATGAAGTGGAAGAAAAACTCGCTCATATAGACAAGCCCTTGAAAATTGCAGTGATGGGCTGCGTTGTCAACGGTCCGGGCGAGGCACGGGAAGCGGATGTTGGAATCGCAGGAGGAAAAGGTGTAGGCATTTTATTCAAAAAAGGAGAAATGATAGCTAAAGTTCCGCAGGAGCAACTTGTTCAGGCACTGCTAGCTGAAGTAGAGAAGATGTTATGA